ACAGGATTTGATGATGCCGCTAATAATTTTTCTTATGTAACAGGCGGAATGTATCTCTTCAGAAAAAAAATAAATAAAGAAATTGAAGACGCTATGAGATCAAACATAAAAAGGTTACGAAATTTTTTGCGCTTTCTGGTCAAGAAGGAATTCTATTTCCAGATATTCCCATTCTCAAGGATTATTGATGTTGATCATAGAAGCGATATAACAAAAGCAGAAGAGTACCTGGGAATGGAACAGGGACAGGATACTTAAAGATTATGACTGCATTCAGGAATATGATATTAAGTTTTGGAGAATATTGGATAATAGTAAGTGATCTCATTTCGGGAATTAGGACAATAAGAGAAAACTGGGATGAAACAATGACCGAGATGTATTTATTAGGGACGAAGGCAATACCATTAGTTTTATTAGGAGGATTATTTACAGGAGTGATATTAGCGATAGAGACAGGACATCAATTAAAAATTTTTGGTGCCACATCGCTAATCAGCAGGACTGTATCACTCGGAATGGTGAGAGAATTGGGACCGGTAGTAACCGGGTTATTACTAGCGGCAAGAACTGGGGCAAAAAATTCATCCGAGATAGGAGCGATGAAGCTGAGTGATCAGATTGACGCATTAACTGCTTTTGGATTCAATCCGGTTCATAAATTAATATTACCAAGGACAGCTGCAGCAATAATAATGTTTTTACCGCTGACACTAATAGCGGACATTACTGGCATATTGGGAGGGATGTTAATAGCAAATCAGACCTTTCAGATAGAAACAGCCTTATTCTGGGACACAGCAATCAATGCATTAAAGGTGAGAGATTTGTTTGTTGGCTTTGCAAAACCTTTTTTCTTTGCTTTTTTCATATCGACAATAAGCTGTTACTTCGGCCTCAGGACCACAGGGGGAACGTCTGGACTCGGGAAAAACACAATAAATGCTGTGGTCTATTCTTCAATAGTAATACTAGTCATTGATTTCATATTTACAAAAATTGTATGGGAAGTATTATAGCAATGGTTGAACTAAAAAACATCTCACTTTCAATTAGGGATAAAGTAATTCTAAAAGATTTCTCTTTCAGGATAGAAAAGAATAAAACGACAGTAATAGTAGGACCGAGCGGAGCTGGGAAAAGTTCTATTTTAAGAATAATTGCCGGATTGTGGAGACCAGATTCCGGGGAGATAATATTTAACGGAGAAAATGTTTTTAGGATGACAGAAAAAGGATATAACGCGATGCGGAAGAAGATCGGGATTGTATTCCAAAGTAATGCATTATTCGATTCATTAACAGTAAATGAGAACATTCTATACTTTTTACCAGAGCGAAAAAGTTTAACAGATCGTGAATTACTAGGGATATCGGAGCGACTGCTGAGTTTTGTAAATATGGAAGGGACAGGATATTTGTATCCGGAAGAATTAAGCGGTGGTATGAAAAAACGGATAGCAATAGCCCGTGCACTCGCATTCAAACCAAAGCTAATACTTTTTGATGAGCCGACTACAGGCCTTGATCCCCTAAACTCTGAGGCGATTATAGAATTAATTGAAAAGCTTAAAAATAAGGGGACGACTTCTGTTGTAGTTTCGCATATACTGAACGATGTAATGGAGTTAGGAGAACAGATACTTTTTATAAACAACGGGAGGATAGTTGAAACAGGAACAATAGATAAAATAGTTACATCGGAGGACCCGCTGGTTAATAGATTTTTCTATCAACTAAATAGACACAACCAAATTATAGAACCAGGATATAAAAAGTACGAGCTGATAAATGCATAATATAAATTCTAGGAAGAATAATATGAAAGTTGGTTATACAATATTCTCCGGACTGGTAATTTTAATATTATTCACAATAATTGTCGGAACCGGTGAAAATTTTTTTTCAAAGACTTACAATCTTAACCTTGCCGTAAAAGAGACGGAAGGGTTGAAAAAAGGAGGGGCTGTATTACTAGGCGGATTAAAAATAGGAAACATAACGGATATAGAAATAGTACCTGAAGATAACAACAATAAAATTATACTTGAGTTATCAATCCTTCAGGAATACGCCGGCAAGATTACAGCAGGGTCGACAGCATCGATTGAAACATTAGGACTGCTTGGAGACAAGATGGTCAACATTTCGCTAGGAAAATATAATGAAGAGCCATTAAGAGAGGGGGATTTTCTTAAAGTAAAGGAGTCATTTTCACTTGAAACAGCCGGGACAGCAATTGGACCAATATTAAGTAAGCTAGACGGGATAGTTACGGATGTAAAAACGATAACCGGAAAAGTTTCAGCGGGAAACGGTACTATCGGCAAGTTATTAGTTGAAGATTCTGCAGTGGATAAGTTGGACAAGATAATTGAGGAGATTACAAGTATTGTTTCATCAATTAATTCATCAAAAGGTTTAATAGGCAAATTGATAAACGAGCCGGGATTATACCATGACCTTGCTTCAATAACATTGAATATAAAGACGATAACAGATTCACTAGCATCAGGCAAAGGCACAATAGGTAAACTTTTAAGAGATGATTTGTTATACAATGAAGTTAACAATATAACGAGCGGATTAAATAATATAATTAGAATAACCGAGAAGGACAGCACACTAATTGGGGGTTCGTTAAATGATAAAAATCTTTATATAAAACTTAACACATTAATTGATGAATTAAACTTTTTGGTAACCGATATAAGAGAGAATCCAACGCGTTACATAAATGTTTCAGTATTCTAATTTTCAAAGGGAAAAGAAATAAGATGGAATTACAAATCGCAGGAATAAAGAGGAGCCGTAATTATTCACCGAATCAAACTACGAATGACGCGCTAATATTCTTAAAGACAGCACAAGAACTTATTAAACTAGGCGCAAGTGTAAATATCTACGCCGAAGAAGATGTTAATATTGAAGAATTGAAAGGGGCTACAATATTCTCAATGGCAAGAGGAGAAGGTTCGATAGACAAATTGATGCGATTACAAGAGTCAGAAGTAATTGTGATAAATCCACCTCAATCAACATTAAACTGTTACAGAACGAATATGCATAAGATACTAGTAGAAAATGATATTCCATTTCCGAGTAGTATAGCAGTCAATACCAGTTCCAAAGAGCAATTCAGTATATCAGATTTGGGCGTGAAGAGAAAAATATGGGTAAAACGCGGGGACGTACATGCAATACACAGGGAAGACGTTACACCAGCTTACAGCGATGAAGAATTAAATTTTTTATTAAAAGAATATTCGAATCGCGGAATCCGCGAAGCACTCCTTCAAGAACATATTGAAGGAGACGTAATAAAATTTTATTCAGTTTCAGGGACAACATTTTTTCACTGGTATTATCAAAATGGCAACAATAGTTATAAGTTCAGCGAGGGCCGCCTTCGCGATCTCGCGACAGCTGCGGCTGATAAATTGGGAATAATAGTATACGGTGGCGATGCAATAATTAAGAGTGACGGGACGATAATTATAATAGATATGAATGACTGGCCAAGCTTTGCTCCAGTAAGAAATGAAGCAAGCAGAGTAATTGCCGAGACAGTATTTAACCACGCTATGGAACAGAGTTATGCAGTAGAGACAAGCATTACAGAGAAAAAATTACAGGGATAGTATCTATGACAGTTGCAAGCAAATTAGAAACGACATATAAATCCAAAGAGACCGAAGAGCTGATCGACATAATCTTTTACAGGCGATTTGGTTTTGTAATTGCAAAACTAGCATACCAATTTCGAATTACTCCAAACCAGATTACAATTTCGAGCATTTTCTTAGGAATGATAGCAGGACATCTTTTTTATTATAGTTCCCTGTTATTAAATATTGGTGGGATTATATTACTGATAATCGCAAACGCAATGGACAGTGCAGACGGGCAGCTTGCCCGAATGACAAACACCAAAAGCAGATACGGGAGAATTTTGGATGGTATGGGTGGCAATTTATGGTTTTTAAGCATTTATCTAAGCGTATATTTTCGACTAATTAACGAAGGTATCCAGCCATTATTTTTTCTGTTAATTCTTGTTGCAGGGATCAGTCATTCATTCCAATCAGCATATGCCGATTACTACCGCAATCATTTTCTATATTTTATTTACGGGAGAAGCAAGAGTGAAATAGACGATCTCCAGACATTGCAAGAAGAATACGAAAATTTTACATGGAAGAGCAATATTGTAAAAAAATTCTTAATGAGGGTTTATATAAACTACACGATACAACAGCAATTACTCTCAAGCAACTTAATTAACCTATACCGAACAATAGAAAATAACTATAAAGGAAATATTCCAGAGTACGTAAGTCAGCTTTACTATTTGAGAAACAAACCATTGGTAAAGTATTTCAACATACTTACTACCAACACCAGAATGATTGTACTGTTCGCAAGCATAATCATAGCCGAACCAATAATCTACTTCTTTTTCGAATTAACGTTACTGAATCTACTTTTTATTTACATGGTAGTCATACATGAATTGAACAGCCAAGCAATCCATTTGTTTGTAAAGAAGAATCTTTCAAAAGGAAGTCTGGACAAGAAAGAGCGCGTACTTAACTAATAAATGCAAATGGAAAAGAAAATAAAAATATTTTTTTTATTAGTGGGAACCACGATCCTAGTGTTATTGATAAACAATTACGGAATAGACAACGTAATCATCAATTTAGAAAAGACCGGGTGGTGGATAACAGTAATAATAGGGACCTGGCTGGG
This portion of the Melioribacteraceae bacterium genome encodes:
- a CDS encoding ABC transporter permease, producing the protein MTAFRNMILSFGEYWIIVSDLISGIRTIRENWDETMTEMYLLGTKAIPLVLLGGLFTGVILAIETGHQLKIFGATSLISRTVSLGMVRELGPVVTGLLLAARTGAKNSSEIGAMKLSDQIDALTAFGFNPVHKLILPRTAAAIIMFLPLTLIADITGILGGMLIANQTFQIETALFWDTAINALKVRDLFVGFAKPFFFAFFISTISCYFGLRTTGGTSGLGKNTINAVVYSSIVILVIDFIFTKIVWEVL
- a CDS encoding CDP-alcohol phosphatidyltransferase family protein gives rise to the protein MTVASKLETTYKSKETEELIDIIFYRRFGFVIAKLAYQFRITPNQITISSIFLGMIAGHLFYYSSLLLNIGGIILLIIANAMDSADGQLARMTNTKSRYGRILDGMGGNLWFLSIYLSVYFRLINEGIQPLFFLLILVAGISHSFQSAYADYYRNHFLYFIYGRSKSEIDDLQTLQEEYENFTWKSNIVKKFLMRVYINYTIQQQLLSSNLINLYRTIENNYKGNIPEYVSQLYYLRNKPLVKYFNILTTNTRMIVLFASIIIAEPIIYFFFELTLLNLLFIYMVVIHELNSQAIHLFVKKNLSKGSLDKKERVLN
- a CDS encoding MlaD family protein — encoded protein: MKVGYTIFSGLVILILFTIIVGTGENFFSKTYNLNLAVKETEGLKKGGAVLLGGLKIGNITDIEIVPEDNNNKIILELSILQEYAGKITAGSTASIETLGLLGDKMVNISLGKYNEEPLREGDFLKVKESFSLETAGTAIGPILSKLDGIVTDVKTITGKVSAGNGTIGKLLVEDSAVDKLDKIIEEITSIVSSINSSKGLIGKLINEPGLYHDLASITLNIKTITDSLASGKGTIGKLLRDDLLYNEVNNITSGLNNIIRITEKDSTLIGGSLNDKNLYIKLNTLIDELNFLVTDIRENPTRYINVSVF
- a CDS encoding ATP-binding cassette domain-containing protein, producing the protein MGSIIAMVELKNISLSIRDKVILKDFSFRIEKNKTTVIVGPSGAGKSSILRIIAGLWRPDSGEIIFNGENVFRMTEKGYNAMRKKIGIVFQSNALFDSLTVNENILYFLPERKSLTDRELLGISERLLSFVNMEGTGYLYPEELSGGMKKRIAIARALAFKPKLILFDEPTTGLDPLNSEAIIELIEKLKNKGTTSVVVSHILNDVMELGEQILFINNGRIVETGTIDKIVTSEDPLVNRFFYQLNRHNQIIEPGYKKYELINA